A single genomic interval of Microbacterium hydrocarbonoxydans harbors:
- the atpD gene encoding F0F1 ATP synthase subunit beta: MTPTATADQPATAVVGRVARVNGPVVDIEFPHDSIPDIYNALKTTIVMGEESTEITLEVAQHLGDDLVRAIALKPTDGIVRGQEVRDTGEAISVPVGDVTKGKVFNVIGEVLNLEPGETIEVTERWPIHRKAPNFDQLESKTTMFETGIKSIDLLTPYVLGGKIGLFGGAGVGKTVLIQEMIQRVAQDHGGVSVFAGVGERTREGNDLIHEMEEAGVFDKTALVFGQMDEPPGTRLRVALSALTMAEYFRDVQKQDVLLFIDNIFRFTQAGSEVSTLLGRMPSAVGYQPNLADEMGLLQERITSTRGHSITSLQAIYVPADDYTDPAPATTFAHLDATTELSREIASKGLYPAIDPLTSTSRIMDPRYLGEDHYRVATTVKQILQKNKELQEIIAILGVDELSEEDKIVVSRARRIQQFLSQNTYMAKKFTGVEGSTVPLKETIESFDAITRGDFDHVAEQAFFNVGGISDVEEQWAKIQKENG, encoded by the coding sequence ATGACCCCCACCGCTACGGCTGACCAGCCGGCGACCGCGGTCGTCGGGCGCGTCGCGCGCGTCAACGGTCCGGTTGTCGACATCGAGTTCCCGCACGACTCGATCCCCGACATCTACAACGCTCTGAAGACGACGATCGTCATGGGCGAGGAGTCCACGGAGATCACCCTCGAGGTCGCTCAGCACCTCGGCGACGACCTCGTCCGCGCCATCGCTCTGAAGCCCACCGACGGCATCGTCCGTGGCCAGGAAGTGCGCGACACCGGCGAGGCCATCTCGGTCCCCGTCGGCGACGTCACCAAGGGCAAGGTCTTCAACGTGATCGGCGAGGTCCTGAACCTCGAGCCCGGCGAGACCATCGAGGTCACCGAGCGCTGGCCGATCCACCGCAAGGCTCCGAACTTCGACCAGCTCGAGTCGAAGACCACCATGTTCGAGACCGGCATCAAGTCGATCGACCTCCTCACCCCGTACGTGCTGGGTGGAAAGATCGGTCTGTTCGGTGGCGCCGGCGTCGGCAAGACGGTCCTCATCCAGGAGATGATCCAGCGCGTCGCGCAGGACCACGGTGGTGTGTCGGTGTTCGCCGGTGTCGGCGAGCGCACCCGTGAGGGCAACGACCTCATCCACGAGATGGAGGAGGCGGGCGTCTTCGACAAGACCGCCCTCGTCTTCGGCCAGATGGACGAGCCGCCGGGAACGCGTCTGCGCGTCGCCCTGTCGGCTCTGACGATGGCGGAGTACTTCCGTGACGTGCAGAAACAGGACGTGCTGCTCTTCATCGACAACATCTTCCGCTTCACGCAGGCCGGTTCCGAGGTCTCCACGCTGCTGGGCCGCATGCCCTCGGCCGTGGGATACCAGCCGAACCTCGCCGACGAGATGGGCCTCCTGCAGGAGCGCATCACCTCGACGCGTGGTCACTCGATCACCTCGCTGCAGGCGATCTACGTGCCGGCCGACGACTACACCGACCCGGCTCCGGCGACCACCTTCGCCCACCTCGATGCGACCACCGAGCTCTCTCGTGAGATCGCGTCGAAGGGTCTGTACCCGGCCATCGACCCGCTGACCTCGACGTCGCGCATCATGGACCCCCGCTACTTGGGCGAGGACCACTACCGCGTCGCCACCACGGTCAAGCAGATCCTCCAGAAGAACAAGGAGCTGCAGGAGATCATCGCCATCCTCGGTGTCGATGAGCTCTCCGAAGAGGACAAGATCGTCGTGTCGCGTGCACGTCGCATCCAGCAGTTCCTCTCGCAGAACACCTACATGGCCAAGAAGTTCACGGGTGTCGAGGGTTCGACCGTCCCGCTCAAGGAGACCATCGAGTCGTTCGATGCGATCACCCGCGGTGACTTCGACCACGTCGCCGAGCAGGCGTTCTTCAACGTCGGTGGCATCTCCGATGTCGAAGAGCAGTGGGCCAAGATCCAGAAGGAGAACGGCTGA
- a CDS encoding F0F1 ATP synthase subunit gamma, with product MGAQLRVYKQKISSAQTTKKITKAMELIAASRIQKAMARVKASSPFARAVTRAVSAVATHSNVDHPLTREPETIRRSAVVIFSSDRGLAGAFNSQILREGLEVAELLRGQGKEPVFYLIGRKAVGYFQFRRIAAAAEWTGDTDTPSFHTAEEISATLLEDFSRGADEGGVDEIHLVYNRFVSMMTQTPESVRLLPLEITEADDSEAGSAVYPLYEFEPDAETVLDAILPVYIQSRVFNALLQSSAAKQAATQKAMKSASDNADKLITDYTRLRNNARQAEITQQIAEIVGGADALSSSK from the coding sequence ATGGGCGCTCAACTCAGGGTCTACAAGCAGAAGATCTCTTCTGCTCAGACGACCAAGAAGATCACGAAGGCGATGGAACTCATCGCGGCTTCGCGCATCCAGAAGGCGATGGCACGCGTCAAAGCGTCCAGCCCCTTCGCGCGGGCCGTGACGAGGGCCGTGTCCGCCGTCGCGACGCACTCGAACGTCGACCACCCGCTCACCCGCGAGCCCGAGACGATCCGCCGCTCCGCGGTCGTGATCTTCTCGTCGGACCGTGGACTGGCCGGAGCCTTCAACTCCCAGATCCTCCGTGAGGGTCTGGAGGTCGCCGAGCTCCTGCGCGGTCAGGGCAAGGAACCGGTGTTCTACCTCATCGGCCGCAAGGCCGTCGGCTACTTCCAGTTCCGTCGCATCGCGGCGGCCGCGGAGTGGACGGGTGACACCGACACCCCGTCGTTCCACACGGCGGAGGAGATCTCGGCCACGCTGCTCGAGGACTTCTCGCGCGGTGCGGACGAGGGCGGCGTCGACGAGATCCACCTCGTGTACAACCGTTTCGTCAGCATGATGACGCAGACGCCGGAATCCGTGCGCCTGCTGCCGCTGGAGATCACGGAGGCCGACGACTCGGAGGCGGGCAGCGCTGTCTACCCGCTGTACGAGTTCGAGCCGGATGCCGAGACCGTCCTCGACGCGATCCTGCCGGTGTACATCCAGAGCCGCGTCTTCAACGCCCTCCTGCAGTCGTCTGCCGCCAAGCAGGCCGCGACGCAGAAGGCGATGAAGTCGGCCAGCGACAACGCCGACAAGCTCATCACCGACTACACCCGTCTGCGCAACAACGCGCGTCAGGCGGAGATCACGCAGCAGATCGCGGAGATCGTCGGCGGCGCCGACGCCCTCTCGTCGAGCAAATAG